In one window of Chloroflexota bacterium DNA:
- the pdxS gene encoding pyridoxal 5'-phosphate synthase lyase subunit PdxS encodes MEKGTWNVKTGLAQMLKGGVIMDVVTPEHAKIAEEAGACAVMALERVPADIRAAGGVARMADPEVILAITAAVSIPVMAKCRIGHFVEAQVLEAIGVDFIDESEVLTPADEAHHIWKHDFKIPFVCGCRDLGEALRRIAEGAAMIRTKGEAGTGNIVEAVRHMRAVIGGIRKLANMPEEELVAEAKALGAPLELVLEVRKAGKLPVVNFAAGGVATPADAALMMQLGADGVFVGSGIFKSSDPEARAKAIVKATTHYRDARVIAEASKGLRAAMPGLDIKAIPKDELLATRGW; translated from the coding sequence ATGGAAAAGGGGACATGGAATGTCAAAACGGGCCTCGCCCAAATGCTTAAGGGTGGGGTGATCATGGATGTGGTCACGCCGGAACATGCCAAGATAGCAGAGGAGGCTGGAGCCTGTGCCGTAATGGCGCTGGAGCGTGTTCCAGCAGATATCCGTGCTGCGGGTGGCGTAGCCCGGATGGCGGACCCAGAGGTGATCCTGGCTATTACGGCAGCGGTAAGCATTCCGGTGATGGCCAAGTGCCGCATCGGCCATTTTGTGGAGGCGCAGGTACTGGAAGCCATAGGGGTGGATTTCATAGATGAGTCTGAAGTGCTCACCCCGGCTGACGAAGCCCATCATATCTGGAAGCACGACTTCAAGATTCCTTTTGTCTGTGGCTGCCGCGACCTGGGTGAAGCCTTGCGCCGCATTGCCGAGGGAGCAGCTATGATTCGAACCAAGGGTGAAGCCGGTACGGGAAACATCGTGGAAGCGGTGAGACATATGCGGGCCGTTATCGGTGGCATTCGCAAGCTAGCGAATATGCCTGAAGAAGAACTGGTGGCTGAGGCGAAGGCGTTGGGAGCGCCTCTGGAGTTGGTACTTGAGGTGCGCAAGGCTGGGAAACTCCCCGTGGTCAACTTTGCGGCGGGTGGGGTGGCTACTCCGGCGGACGCGGCGCTGATGATGCAGTTGGGGGCTGACGGCGTCTTTGTAGGCTCAGGGATTTTCAAGTCCAGCGACCCTGAGGCCAGAGCGAAAGCTATTGTTAAAGCGACCACTCATTATCGGGATGCCCGGGTTATCGCTGAGGCTTCCAAGG
- a CDS encoding (Fe-S)-binding protein produces the protein MTTHVYLGRHNDIYQEPRQILDSIKGIDRVELARSGTRGFCCGGGGGHMWMEELIERRVNIRRTEQVLDAKVQCVATACPYCLSMFVDGLKAKEAEETVKAMDLSELVAQALGKKPPE, from the coding sequence ATCACGACTCATGTTTATCTGGGACGCCACAACGACATTTACCAGGAGCCCAGGCAAATCCTGGACTCCATCAAGGGGATAGATAGGGTGGAACTGGCCCGGAGCGGGACAAGGGGTTTTTGCTGCGGGGGTGGGGGGGGGCACATGTGGATGGAGGAGCTTATCGAGCGGCGAGTCAACATAAGGCGCACGGAGCAGGTACTGGACGCCAAGGTGCAGTGTGTGGCCACCGCCTGCCCGTACTGTCTTTCGATGTTCGTCGATGGCCTGAAGGCCAAGGAAGCCGAAGAGACAGTGAAGGCTATGGACTTGAGCGAGCTAGTAGCCCAGGCCCTGGGGAAAAAGCCCCCGGAATAA